Proteins encoded by one window of Babylonia areolata isolate BAREFJ2019XMU chromosome 8, ASM4173473v1, whole genome shotgun sequence:
- the LOC143284696 gene encoding actin-related protein 2/3 complex subunit 4, with translation MAATLKPYLNCVKETLTAAMCVQNFDSQVVERHNKPEVEVKSSKELLLTPVVISRNDKEKVLIESSINSLRISIAVKQADEIERILCHKFMRFMMMRAENFVVLRRKPVEGYDISFLITNVHTEQMFKHKLVDFIIHFMEEIDKEINEMKLAVNSRARISAEEFLKNF, from the exons ATG gcagCCACACTAAAGCCCTACCTGAACTGTGTGAAGGAAACCCTCACTGCCGCCATGTGTGTGCAGAATTTCGATTCTCAGGTGGTGGAGCGACACAACAAACCTGAGGTGGAAGTCAA AAGCAGCAAAGAGTTGTTACTGACGCCGGTGGTCATCAGCCGCAATGACAAGGAGAAAGTGTTGATCGAGAGTTCCATCAACTCGTTGCGCATCAGCATAGCAGTCAAACAG GCGGATGAAATTGAGAGGATTTTGTGCCACAAATTCATGCGCTTCATGATGATGAGAGCAGAGAACTTTGTGGTGCTCCGGCGCAAACCTGTGGAG GGCTATGACATCAGTTTCCTGATCACCAACGTACACACAGAGCAGATGTTCAAGCACAAGCTGGTGGACTTCATCATTCACTTCATGGAGGAGATTGACAAGGAGATCAACGAGATGAAACTGGCCGTCAACTCCAGGGCCCGCATCAGCGCTGAAGAGTTTTTGAAAAACTTTTGA
- the LOC143284694 gene encoding actin-5-like has translation MSEESVPVVIDNGSCMCKVGFAVDSAPRAVFPPIVGRPKPQSWLVGSDQKDCYVGDEAHCRRDILNPKDPVPIARGVITDWEDMEKVWHHALYNELRVAPEEHPVLLTQNPLTPKTDSEKMTQIMFERFRSPAMYVAIDAVLSLYAAGSVTGIVLDSGEGVTYSVPVHESCALPHAVTSLDLAGRDLTTYLMKLLSGRGYSFATTAERRLVRDVKESHFYLALDFEKEMRDSSKDPSNFDRRHELPDGKEVIVADERFRCPEALFRPSLLGMESAPGVHQMIHKSIMKCGADLRKNFYSNIVLSGGSTLFDGFVDRLQKEMIALAPPDAEVKIVAPPERQFSAWTGGSIIASLPSFQTMCISRQEYEEYGPAFVHKKCL, from the exons ATGAGCGAGGAGAGCGTTCCGGTGGTCATTGACAATGGGTCGTGCATGTGTAAAGTTGGTTTCGCTGTGGATTCCGCCCCTCGCGCTGTCTTTCCTCCCATTGTTGGTCGTCCTAAACCCCAG AGCTGGCTGGTGGGGTCAGACCAGAAGGACTGCTATGTCGGAGACGAAGCTCACTGCAGGCGTGACATCCTGAACCCCAAAGACCCAGTGCCTATCGCCCGGGGCGTCATCACGGACTGGGAGGACATGGAGAAAGTCTGGCACCACGCTCTCTACAATGAGCTGCGCGTGGCCCCTGAAGAGCACCCGGTCCTGCTGACACAGAATCCGCTCACCCCGAAGACCGACAGCGAAAAAATGACCCAGATCATGTTCGAGAGGTTCCGCTCTCCTGCGATGTACGTGGCCATCGACGCCGTTTTGTCGCTGTACGCCGCTGGTAGCGTCACAGGCATTGTTCTGGACTCGGGCGAAGGAGTGACCTATTCTGTGCCCGTCCATGAGAGCTGTGCTCTGCCCCACGCCGTCACCAGCTTGGATCTGGCTGGCCGTGACCTGACGACGTACCTCATGAAGCTTCTCAGCGGACGTGGCTACAGTTTCGCTACAACGGCTGAACGACGGTTGGTGCGAGATGTCAAGGAAAGTCATTTTTACCTAGCATTAGACTTCGAGAAAGAAATGCGAGACTCATCCAAAGATCCGTCAAACTTTGACAGGAGACACGAACTTCCTGATGGTAAGGAAGTGATTGTTGCCGACGAGCGATTCCGATGTCCCGAAGCTTTGTTCAGACCCTCTTTACTGGGCATGGAGTCCGCACCTGGCGTCCACCAGATGATCCACAAATCCATCATGAAGTGTGGTGCTGACCTCCGCAAAAACTTCTACAGCAATATCGTGCTGTCCGGGGGCTCCACCCTGTTTGATGGTTTCGTTGACAGACTGCAGAAGGAGATGATAGCCCTGGCTCCCCCTGATGCAGAGGTCAAGATTGTCGCTCCCCCAGAACGCCAGTTCTCTGCGTGGACTGGTGGCTCCATTATCGCATCCTTGCCGTCCTTTCAAACCATGTGCATATCTCGGCAGGAATATGAAGAGTATGGTCCTGCTTTTGTCCACAAAAAATGCCTCTAA